The following proteins are encoded in a genomic region of Synechococcus sp. CBW1002:
- a CDS encoding DUF3352 domain-containing protein → MKARPFLAVVLLVAVLLLSLGLAGWWLVWQRSPLQLQRQPLVVPLSARFVPRSAPLALYLLADGNQPVDYARAVAPNRQRRPSAEAVARLRDGAFAAAGIDYSGELAEWLGPEITLALLETGADPGDTGWLLALRSRDDQGARRFLQRFWQTRSLAGTDLQISRYRGMGLISGRGALLGQEPAPLATALIDDDLVLIGSGRGVLEQALDVSQIDELNQAASSRFQQQLQQLERGVVVVQARPEALQRWLGLPASLADDSRVTDLVAALRPQGTALVVDALLGWKEPGLQLDPAEPEGPLNQLRGSSRQLLLLQNPASLLASPLAPALAPLAGSSDEESLPALVATRDAGPLLWSETADGWVLGTAADRPALADLAADLERQGLVMAPLTLASRGTDPVQVWTRLSLADGRGDRQLQASLAGARSQSGAWAWWGQNLAVLDRQQSARGLPHARLEQLTALAMPSAPLQRAMAAAPARDWIEGWQPWRLLSGLAGTRLSEPVQGASFAAQADGEALRLRARLELAG, encoded by the coding sequence ATGAAGGCCCGCCCCTTCCTGGCGGTCGTGCTGCTGGTGGCGGTGTTGCTGCTGAGTCTCGGCCTGGCGGGCTGGTGGCTCGTCTGGCAGCGCAGCCCCCTCCAGCTCCAGCGTCAGCCCCTGGTGGTGCCGCTGTCAGCCCGCTTTGTGCCCCGCTCCGCCCCCCTGGCCCTCTACCTGCTGGCGGATGGCAACCAACCGGTCGACTACGCCCGCGCCGTTGCCCCCAACCGCCAGCGCCGACCATCAGCCGAGGCTGTGGCGCGCCTGCGGGATGGCGCCTTCGCGGCTGCCGGAATCGATTACAGCGGTGAACTGGCCGAGTGGCTCGGCCCCGAGATCACCCTCGCCCTGCTGGAGACCGGCGCCGATCCCGGCGACACCGGCTGGCTGCTGGCCCTGCGCAGCCGCGATGACCAGGGCGCTCGCCGTTTCCTGCAGCGCTTCTGGCAGACCCGCAGCCTGGCGGGCACCGACCTGCAGATCAGCCGCTACCGCGGCATGGGCCTGATCAGCGGCCGCGGAGCCCTGCTGGGGCAGGAGCCCGCCCCCCTGGCCACGGCCCTGATCGACGATGACCTGGTCCTGATCGGATCGGGCCGTGGCGTGCTGGAGCAGGCGCTCGACGTCTCCCAGATCGATGAACTCAACCAGGCCGCCAGTTCCCGCTTTCAGCAGCAGCTGCAGCAGCTTGAACGGGGCGTGGTTGTGGTGCAGGCCCGGCCCGAGGCTCTGCAGCGCTGGCTGGGCCTGCCGGCCTCCCTCGCCGATGACAGCCGTGTCACGGATCTGGTGGCCGCCCTGCGGCCCCAGGGCACCGCTCTGGTGGTGGATGCCCTGCTGGGCTGGAAGGAGCCGGGCCTGCAGCTCGATCCGGCCGAACCCGAGGGACCGCTGAACCAGCTGCGGGGTTCCTCGCGCCAGCTGCTGCTGCTGCAGAACCCGGCCAGCCTGCTGGCCTCACCGCTGGCGCCGGCGCTGGCACCCCTGGCCGGGTCATCAGACGAGGAGTCGTTGCCGGCCCTGGTGGCGACCCGTGATGCCGGTCCCCTGCTCTGGAGCGAGACCGCCGATGGCTGGGTGCTGGGCACAGCGGCCGACCGACCCGCTCTCGCCGACCTGGCGGCCGATCTGGAGCGGCAGGGGCTGGTGATGGCGCCTCTGACACTCGCCTCCCGTGGTACCGACCCGGTGCAGGTGTGGACCCGGCTGAGCCTGGCGGACGGTCGTGGCGATCGGCAGCTGCAGGCCTCCCTGGCCGGCGCCCGCAGCCAGTCCGGTGCCTGGGCCTGGTGGGGGCAGAACCTGGCGGTGCTCGACCGGCAGCAGTCGGCCCGGGGGCTTCCCCATGCTCGTCTGGAGCAGCTCACCGCCCTGGCGATGCCCTCGGCCCCACTGCAGCGGGCCATGGCCGCCGCTCCGGCCCGCGACTGGATCGAGGGCTGGCAACCCTGGCGGCTCCTCTCCGGTCTGGCCGGCACTCGCCTGAGCGAGCCGGTGCAGGGGGCCTCCTTCGCGGCCCAGGCCGACGGAGAAGCCCTGCGCCTGCGCGCCCGCCTGGAGCTGGCCGGATGA
- a CDS encoding rhodanese-like domain-containing protein — MASASPSSLSASELQQWLQAERPLQLVDVREDQELALARLSHPTVHLPLSRSQEWLAELPQRLDPEADIVVLCHAGVRSWQFGCWLMETQGYERVWNLRGGIDAWSVLVDPSVPRY; from the coding sequence ATGGCCTCCGCCAGCCCGAGCTCCCTCAGCGCCAGCGAGCTGCAGCAATGGCTGCAGGCGGAACGCCCCCTGCAACTGGTGGATGTGCGGGAGGACCAGGAACTGGCGCTGGCCCGGTTATCCCATCCCACGGTGCATCTACCGCTCAGCCGCTCCCAGGAGTGGCTGGCGGAGCTGCCGCAGCGGCTCGATCCGGAGGCCGACATCGTTGTGCTCTGTCATGCCGGCGTGCGCAGCTGGCAGTTCGGCTGCTGGTTGATGGAGACACAGGGCTATGAACGGGTCTGGAATCTGCGGGGGGGCATCGACGCCTGGAGCGTGCTTGTGGATCCCAGCGTGCCCCGCTACTGA
- a CDS encoding heat-inducible transcriptional repressor HrcA: protein MDSLPRRQQQVLQATVRHYVDTMEPVGSSTLVRRFGLPASPATVRSAMGALEQRGLLTQPHTSAGRIPSERGYRTYVDQLLPAPGAAALQLERELTGLSLQWASLDDLLRHLGRRLADLTGLLSLITRPQRAEPRLQAIRLMGSHDRLLVFLVQAPAVATSLNVRLPGETELELPVLERWANQQLRRPGEPGISWEQLPRELQRSGRVLRQALASRASSDADDADNALAIGLGGLLGQPEFSRTASLRPLVQLVEERPRQVLGPEGDAIWIGREHPHVALHDCAVVQASYRSGDGGLGHVALIGPMRMAYATARATVRSVASILQRLLS, encoded by the coding sequence GTGGACAGCCTGCCCCGCCGCCAACAGCAGGTGCTTCAAGCCACGGTGAGGCACTACGTCGACACGATGGAGCCGGTGGGAAGCAGCACCCTGGTGCGTCGCTTCGGCCTGCCCGCCAGCCCGGCCACGGTGCGATCGGCCATGGGCGCCCTGGAACAGCGGGGCTTGCTGACCCAGCCCCATACCTCCGCCGGCCGTATCCCCAGCGAGCGGGGCTACCGCACCTATGTGGATCAGCTGCTGCCGGCCCCCGGTGCGGCTGCCCTGCAACTGGAGCGTGAACTCACCGGCCTCAGCCTTCAGTGGGCCAGCCTGGACGACCTGCTGCGTCACCTCGGCCGGCGGCTGGCCGATCTCACCGGGCTGCTCAGCCTGATCACCCGGCCGCAACGGGCCGAGCCGCGGCTCCAGGCGATCCGGCTGATGGGCAGCCACGATCGCCTGCTGGTGTTTCTGGTGCAGGCCCCGGCGGTGGCCACCAGCCTCAACGTGCGCCTTCCGGGCGAAACGGAGCTGGAGTTGCCTGTGCTGGAGCGCTGGGCCAATCAGCAACTGCGCCGGCCGGGGGAGCCCGGCATCTCCTGGGAGCAGTTGCCACGCGAGCTGCAGCGCAGTGGCCGGGTGCTGCGCCAGGCCCTGGCCAGCCGTGCCAGCAGCGATGCCGATGATGCTGATAACGCCCTCGCGATCGGACTGGGGGGATTGCTTGGACAGCCGGAATTCAGCCGCACCGCCAGCCTGCGGCCACTTGTGCAACTGGTTGAAGAGCGACCGCGGCAGGTGCTGGGTCCTGAAGGGGATGCGATCTGGATCGGCCGCGAACACCCCCACGTCGCCCTGCATGACTGCGCCGTGGTGCAGGCCAGTTATCGCAGCGGCGACGGTGGCCTGGGCCATGTTGCCCTGATCGGACCGATGCGGATGGCGTACGCCACGGCGCGGGCGACGGTCCGATCGGTAGCCTCGATTCTGCAACGCCTGCTCAGCTGA
- a CDS encoding 20S proteasome subunit A/B: MTYCVGFLLDSGLVFASDSRTNAGVDYISTYSKMHVFQPAEDRLFVLLAAGNLATTQAVLNRIHRDLLAKGVSTPPGVGSGPAVGIGSSLMQQPSQPPQETEVFADSCPISPDAATGSTAPAAGPLAAWASDFASVTSSVKAGNPSSRAAADWEGLDRQAVDRAAVGREGVGREGVDREAVGLRDSSLPDLLSARFLFEAADYVGRVSVAVQQEYGHTLRQSGASAEASFILGGQIRGDRHGLVLIYPQGNAVMATRETPFLQIGESKYGKPPLDFVGHCGLSLEDAARLCLISQIITRRSNLTVGPPFEVALMPRDELRISRRIKLSKGAPEIGRSMDIWARSMQDGLRRLPRFAWEEDPL, encoded by the coding sequence ATGACCTATTGCGTCGGCTTTCTTCTCGATTCGGGGCTGGTCTTCGCATCTGATTCCCGGACCAACGCCGGGGTGGATTACATCTCCACCTACAGCAAGATGCACGTGTTTCAGCCGGCAGAAGACCGGTTGTTCGTGCTCCTGGCCGCCGGCAACCTCGCCACCACCCAGGCGGTGCTGAACCGGATCCACCGTGATCTGCTGGCCAAGGGCGTGAGCACCCCCCCTGGCGTGGGCAGTGGCCCAGCGGTGGGCATCGGCTCCAGCCTGATGCAGCAACCGAGCCAACCACCGCAGGAAACGGAGGTGTTCGCCGATTCCTGCCCCATCAGTCCTGATGCGGCAACCGGCTCCACGGCACCGGCTGCCGGACCGCTCGCTGCCTGGGCTTCTGATTTCGCCTCGGTGACCAGCTCCGTCAAAGCCGGGAACCCGTCCTCCCGGGCGGCAGCGGACTGGGAGGGATTGGACCGGCAGGCAGTGGATCGCGCGGCAGTGGGTCGGGAGGGAGTGGGTCGGGAGGGAGTGGATCGAGAGGCCGTGGGTCTGCGGGACTCATCCCTGCCCGACCTGCTCAGCGCCCGCTTCCTGTTTGAAGCGGCCGACTATGTGGGTCGCGTCAGCGTGGCGGTTCAGCAGGAATACGGCCATACCCTGCGGCAGTCGGGAGCCAGTGCCGAAGCCAGCTTCATCCTGGGCGGCCAGATCCGCGGTGACCGCCATGGCCTGGTTCTGATCTACCCCCAGGGCAACGCGGTGATGGCCACCCGCGAAACCCCCTTCCTGCAGATCGGTGAAAGCAAGTACGGCAAGCCTCCGCTTGATTTCGTGGGGCATTGCGGCCTGTCCCTGGAGGATGCGGCGCGGCTGTGCCTGATTTCCCAGATCATCACGCGACGCTCCAACCTCACGGTGGGCCCGCCGTTTGAGGTGGCCCTGATGCCCCGTGACGAGCTTCGGATCTCGCGCCGCATCAAGCTCTCCAAGGGGGCACCGGAGATCGGCCGCTCGATGGACATCTGGGCCCGCAGCATGCAGGACGGCCTGCGCCGCCTGCCGCGTTTCGCCTGGGAAGAGGATCCCCTCTGA
- the trpB gene encoding tryptophan synthase subunit beta yields MSAQTPAPGQPDATALDPSARPTPAGRFGRYGGQYVPETLMPALAELEQAAAEAWADPGFTDRLNHLLRTYVGRPTPLYEAERLTAHYARPEGGPRLWLKREDLNHTGAHKINNALGQALLAMRMGKQRIIAETGAGQHGVATATVCARFGLECVIYMGAEDMRRQALNVFRMRLLGATVQPVTAGTATLKDATSEAIRDWVTNVETTHYILGSVAGPHPYPMLVRDFHACIGREAKAQCQEAFGRLPDVLIACVGGGSNAMGLFHPFVEDTSVRLIGVEAAGDGVATGRHAATITEGRVGVLHGAMSLLLQDSEGQVQEAHSISAGLDYPGVGPEHSYLKEIGRAEYGAVTDAEALRALQLVCELEGIIPALETAHAFAWLETLCPTLAPGTEVVLNLSGRGDKDVNTVADKLGGRLEG; encoded by the coding sequence CTGTCAGCGCAGACCCCAGCCCCGGGGCAGCCCGATGCCACGGCCCTCGACCCGTCGGCACGGCCCACCCCGGCCGGTCGCTTCGGGCGGTATGGCGGCCAGTACGTGCCCGAAACCTTGATGCCGGCCCTGGCGGAACTGGAGCAGGCGGCGGCCGAAGCCTGGGCCGATCCAGGCTTCACCGATCGGCTGAATCACCTGCTGCGCACCTACGTGGGCCGGCCCACGCCCCTTTACGAGGCCGAACGACTCACGGCCCACTACGCCCGTCCCGAAGGCGGTCCGCGCCTCTGGCTGAAGCGGGAAGACCTCAACCACACCGGCGCCCACAAGATCAACAACGCCCTCGGGCAGGCACTTCTGGCCATGCGCATGGGCAAGCAACGGATCATCGCCGAGACCGGCGCCGGCCAGCATGGCGTGGCCACCGCCACCGTCTGTGCCCGCTTCGGCCTGGAGTGTGTGATCTATATGGGCGCCGAAGACATGCGCCGCCAGGCTTTGAACGTCTTCCGCATGCGGTTGCTGGGGGCCACCGTGCAACCCGTCACCGCGGGTACCGCCACCCTCAAGGACGCCACCAGCGAGGCCATCCGCGACTGGGTCACCAACGTGGAGACGACCCACTACATCCTCGGCTCGGTGGCGGGGCCGCACCCCTATCCGATGCTGGTGCGCGACTTCCATGCCTGCATCGGCCGGGAGGCGAAGGCGCAGTGCCAGGAGGCCTTCGGTCGCCTGCCGGACGTGCTGATCGCCTGCGTGGGCGGGGGCTCCAATGCCATGGGCCTGTTCCACCCCTTCGTGGAGGACACCTCCGTGCGCCTGATCGGGGTGGAGGCCGCCGGCGACGGTGTGGCCACGGGTCGCCACGCCGCCACGATCACTGAAGGGCGCGTCGGGGTGCTGCATGGCGCCATGAGCCTGCTGCTGCAGGACAGCGAAGGCCAGGTCCAGGAGGCCCATTCGATCAGCGCCGGCCTCGACTACCCGGGAGTGGGCCCCGAACACAGCTACCTCAAGGAGATCGGCCGGGCCGAATACGGTGCCGTGACGGACGCCGAAGCCCTGCGGGCGCTGCAGTTGGTGTGTGAACTCGAGGGGATCATTCCGGCCCTCGAAACCGCCCACGCCTTCGCCTGGCTCGAGACCCTCTGCCCCACCCTTGCCCCCGGAACGGAGGTGGTGCTCAACCTCTCAGGCCGCGGCGACAAAGACGTCAACACCGTGGCCGACAAGCTGGGCGGCAGGCTCGAGGGCTGA